The Palaemon carinicauda isolate YSFRI2023 chromosome 37, ASM3689809v2, whole genome shotgun sequence genome contains a region encoding:
- the RpL6 gene encoding large ribosomal subunit protein eL6, with amino-acid sequence MSDTKVKKRPLKGGIICFGRGKKKLMPRPPLYITKPIGGEKNGGTRKVRTKKRPAYYATQLNRKKRKISGPKTRVAPLRKTLTPGTVCIVLAGLHKGKRVVFLKRLSRGLCLITGPFKINACPLRRVNQIYLIATATKLDVSGVQIPKHINDKYFRRSKKYSKSKKEEGDIFEKKTDKYVCSEERKRDQEIVDKQVIASIKKRDDKKMLFGYLGTCFGLRSNMYPHLLKF; translated from the exons ATGAGTGACACGAAGGTGAAGAAGAGGCCCCTGAAGGGTGGCATCATCTGCTTTGGCAGGGGCAAGAAG AAACTTATGCCAAGACCACCCCTTTATATTACCAAACCAATTGGAGGAGAGAAGAATGGTGGCACACGTAAGGTACGCACGAAAAAGAGGCCTGCTTACTACGCCACTCAGCTTaacaggaagaagaggaagatttCTGGCCCTAA GACAAGAGTTGCCCCCCTTCGAAAAACTTTAACTCCTGGAACAGTTTGCATTGTTCTTGCTGGTCTTCACAAAGGCAAGAGAGTAGTGTTCTTGAAGCGATTGTCTCGAGGCTTGTGTTTGATCACAG GACCATTCAAGATAAATGCCTGCCCACTGCGTCGTGTCAATCAAATTTACCTAATTGCCACTGCTACCAAGCTTGATGTTAGTGGAGTACAGATTCCCAAGCATATTAATGACAAGTACTTCAGACGATCCAAGAAGTACTCCAAATCAAAGAAAGAAGAGGGAGATATCTTTGAGAAGAAGACTGAT AAATACGTAtgcagtgaggaaagaaagagaGATCAGGAAATAGTCGATAAGCAGGTTATCGCTTCCATCAAAAAGCGGGATGATAAGAAAATGCTGTTTGGATATTTGGGCACATGTTTCGGCCTGAGAAGCAACATGTATCCACATTTGCTGAAGTTCTAA